Proteins found in one Pseudorasbora parva isolate DD20220531a chromosome 11, ASM2467924v1, whole genome shotgun sequence genomic segment:
- the hnrnpa0b gene encoding heterogeneous nuclear ribonucleoprotein A0b translates to MSGMEQLCKLFVGGLNVQTTNDGLRAHFEQYGTLTDCVVVQNDQLQRSRCFGFVTYSTAEEADAAMAARPHVVDGKNVELKRAVAREDAGKPEALAKVKKIFVGGLKENIEENDLTEYFSQFGMIEKSEVITDKDTGKKRGFGFVHFEDNDSADKAVVLKFHMINGNKVEVKKALSKQEIQAAGGARGGRGRGGGRGMGRNQNGFGGGRGGYGSYGGGGYGGGYGGSDGGYGGGYGSGGYGGGYGGGYGGGYSDQMGGYGGGNGYSDFGSGYGQQSSGYGPMKGGSSTYAGRSGAPYPRGGGGGGGPGYGRGGYGGY, encoded by the coding sequence ATGTCAGGAATGGAGCAGCTTTGCAAACTTTTCGTTGGCGGTTTGAACGTCCAAACAACAAATGATGGCCTCCGCGCTCATTTTGAACAGTACGGAACACTAACGGATTGCGTGGTGGTCCAAAACGATCAACTTCAGCGATCCCGTTGTTTCGGCTTCGTAACTTACTCCACCGCAGAGGAGGCCGATGCAGCAATGGCCGCTAGGCCACATGTGGTAGACGGAAAAAACGTGGAGCTGAAGAGAGCCGTGGCACGGGAAGACGCAGGGAAGCCCGAAGCTCTCGCTAAAGTCAAGAAAATATTCGTCGGGGGCCTAAAGGAGAACATCGAAGAAAACGATCTCACCGAGTATTTCTCGCAGTTCGGCATGATCGAGAAATCCGAAGTCATCACTGACAAAGACACCGGCAAGAAGCGCGGGTTCGGCTTTGTTCACTTCGAAGATAACGACTCGGCCGACAAAGCCGTCGTGCTCAAGTTCCACATGATCAACGGAAACAAAGTGGAGGTTAAGAAAGCGCTCTCGAAACAAGAGATCCAGGCCGCCGGTGGAGCCCGGGGCGGCAGGgggagaggaggaggaagaggtaTGGGGCGGAATCAAAATGGCTTCGGCGGCGGGAGAGGAGGCTACGGCAGCTACGGTGGTGGCGGCTATGGCGGAGGCTACGGCGGCAGTGATGGTGGCTACGGCGGTGGCTATGGAAGCGGAGGCTACGGAGGAGGTTACGGGGGCGGATACGGAGGAGGCTACAGCGATCAGATGGGGGGCTATGGCGGTGGTAACGGTTACAGTGACTTTGGCAGTGGATACGGCCAACAGTCCTCCGGCTACGGGCCCATGAAGGGTGGAAGCAGCACGTACGCCGGAAGGAGCGGAGCCCCATACCCCCGTGGTGGCGGCGGCGGTGGTGGTCCTGGTTACGGCAGAGGTGGTTATGGTGGCTACTAA